The Micromonospora sp. NBC_00421 genome contains a region encoding:
- a CDS encoding alpha/beta hydrolase family protein codes for MFRRRTPVLLTTALLATGLVGCSAQAPARTEAPPEPPKATTPAPRVPAGTAPAEAFAVGVRQLKLNRGGDRPLPVTLWYPARGTAGEAARRDATAATGRFPVVAFSHGLDGRPVDYQVLLTRWAAAGFVVAAPTFPHTGKGGDGSVLDVLNQPADVSYVLDKVLALDAKAGDPLRGRLATDRVAAAGHSAGGVTTIGLFTTGRDERLDAGVVFAGTGLGVGTAFAGAAAPQLFVHGQADEVVDYAAGKAVFDAVPWPKAMLSLPRGDHGRALLGDGPALRVVSDTTIEFLRWTLYGDRAAKGRLPASAARGDVATLDDRL; via the coding sequence ATGTTCCGTCGCCGTACCCCGGTCCTGCTGACCACCGCGCTGCTCGCCACCGGCCTCGTCGGCTGCTCGGCCCAGGCTCCCGCCCGCACCGAGGCCCCGCCGGAGCCGCCGAAGGCCACCACGCCGGCACCGCGCGTTCCCGCCGGGACCGCGCCGGCCGAGGCGTTCGCGGTCGGCGTACGACAGCTGAAGCTGAACCGGGGTGGCGACCGCCCGCTGCCGGTGACCCTCTGGTACCCGGCCCGGGGCACCGCCGGTGAGGCGGCGCGACGCGACGCGACGGCGGCGACAGGGCGGTTCCCGGTGGTGGCGTTCAGCCACGGCCTCGACGGGCGACCCGTCGACTACCAGGTGCTGCTGACCCGCTGGGCGGCGGCCGGTTTCGTGGTGGCCGCACCGACCTTCCCGCACACCGGCAAGGGCGGCGACGGCAGCGTCCTCGACGTGCTCAACCAGCCCGCCGACGTGTCGTACGTGCTGGACAAGGTGCTGGCGCTGGACGCGAAGGCCGGTGACCCGCTGCGCGGCCGGCTGGCAACCGACCGGGTGGCGGCGGCCGGGCACTCGGCCGGCGGGGTGACCACCATCGGCCTGTTCACCACCGGCCGGGACGAACGGCTCGACGCCGGGGTGGTCTTCGCCGGGACCGGGCTGGGCGTGGGCACCGCCTTCGCCGGGGCCGCCGCCCCGCAGCTCTTCGTGCACGGTCAGGCCGACGAGGTGGTCGACTACGCCGCCGGCAAGGCCGTCTTCGACGCGGTGCCCTGGCCCAAGGCGATGCTCAGCCTGCCCCGGGGCGACCACGGTCGGGCGCTGCTCGGTGACGGCCCGGCCCTGCGGGTGGTCTCCGACACCACGATCGAGTTCCTCCGCTGGACCCTCTACGGCGACCGGGCCGCCAAGGGCCGGCTCCCCGCCTCGGCCGCCCGGGGCGACGTCGCCACCCTCGACGACCGACTCTGA
- a CDS encoding alpha/beta hydrolase family protein produces MGVRRLGAVLLAALLAGCGPATAATEAPPPARHAPDQARPVAVRTLTVDPSGPRPLPVTLWYPTERGRVASGRFPVVVHSHGLRSLPELHAALATRWAAAGFVVAAPTYPYTSRRAARFSRADVRNQPADAWRVIRHLVRLNARAGDPLAGHLDVGRFAATGHSAGGFTTAGMFTSGHSARLRSGVIIAGGGLAGAFAGPTAPLLFVHGTADPVVPLTVGQAGYQRATGPKAFLSLLGQGHGDYLIPGRPGFDEFLATTTDFLRWTLYDDRDAGRRLRTDAARPGVTTFDDRLTDDGR; encoded by the coding sequence ATGGGGGTGAGACGGCTGGGCGCCGTGCTGTTGGCCGCGCTGCTCGCCGGTTGTGGCCCGGCCACCGCCGCCACCGAGGCACCACCGCCGGCCCGACACGCCCCGGACCAGGCCCGGCCGGTCGCGGTCCGCACCCTCACCGTCGACCCGTCCGGGCCGCGTCCGCTGCCGGTGACGCTCTGGTACCCGACCGAGCGCGGTCGGGTCGCCTCGGGCCGGTTCCCGGTGGTGGTGCACAGCCACGGCCTGCGCAGCCTGCCCGAGTTGCACGCCGCGCTGGCCACCCGGTGGGCCGCCGCCGGGTTCGTGGTGGCCGCGCCGACCTACCCGTACACCAGCCGGCGGGCGGCCCGGTTCAGTCGCGCCGACGTCCGCAACCAGCCCGCCGACGCCTGGCGGGTGATCCGGCACCTGGTCCGGCTGAACGCCCGTGCCGGTGACCCGTTGGCCGGGCACCTGGACGTCGGCCGGTTCGCCGCGACGGGCCACTCGGCGGGCGGGTTCACCACCGCAGGCATGTTCACCTCCGGCCACTCGGCCCGGCTGCGCTCCGGCGTGATCATCGCCGGGGGCGGGCTGGCCGGGGCCTTCGCCGGGCCGACCGCCCCGCTGCTCTTCGTGCACGGCACCGCCGACCCGGTGGTGCCGTTGACCGTCGGTCAGGCCGGTTACCAGCGGGCGACCGGCCCGAAGGCGTTCCTGAGTCTGCTCGGGCAGGGCCACGGCGACTACCTGATCCCGGGCCGGCCCGGCTTCGACGAGTTCCTCGCCACCACCACCGACTTCCTGCGCTGGACCCTCTACGACGACCGGGACGCCGGCCGCCGGCTGCGTACCGACGCCGCCCGCCCCGGCGTCACCACCTTCGACGACCGGTTGACCGACGACGGACGGTGA
- a CDS encoding acetate/propionate family kinase, whose amino-acid sequence MTDRVLVLNCGSSSVKYRLYDGESTVDSGTVERVGEPGGGPADHATAVRDILGRLDLTGLTAVGHRVVHGGRRFSAPVRIDDAVFAAIEELVPLAPLHNPANLAGIEVTRELLPDVAQVAVFDTAFHHTLPEAAATYAIDLATARRHDIRRYGFHGTSHAYVSKRTAELLDRPYDRLRTISLHLGNGASACAVDGGRSVATSMGMSPLEGLVMGTRSGDLDPTVIFHLRREGGLSVDEIDDLLNHRSGLLGLTGANDMREVLSRRAAADPAAILAFDVYCRRITGYVGAYYALLGRVDAVTFTAGVGEHSPEVRAAALAGLDRLGIAVDPERNAGTGDRVISPAGAEVSICVVGTDEEREIARQTRAVLADAS is encoded by the coding sequence GTGACCGACCGGGTGCTGGTACTCAACTGCGGGTCGTCGTCGGTGAAGTACCGGCTCTACGACGGGGAGTCGACGGTCGACTCCGGCACCGTCGAGCGGGTCGGCGAGCCGGGCGGCGGACCGGCCGACCACGCCACCGCCGTCCGGGACATCCTGGGTCGGCTCGACCTGACCGGGTTGACCGCCGTCGGGCACCGGGTGGTGCACGGCGGCCGACGGTTCAGCGCCCCGGTCCGGATCGACGACGCGGTCTTCGCCGCGATCGAGGAGCTGGTGCCGCTGGCCCCGCTGCACAACCCGGCCAACCTGGCCGGCATCGAGGTCACCCGGGAGCTGCTGCCGGACGTCGCCCAGGTGGCGGTCTTCGACACCGCGTTCCACCACACCCTGCCCGAGGCCGCCGCCACCTACGCCATCGACCTGGCCACCGCCCGCCGCCACGACATCCGCCGGTACGGCTTCCACGGCACCTCCCACGCGTACGTGTCGAAGCGCACCGCCGAGCTGCTGGACCGGCCGTACGACCGGCTGCGCACGATCAGCCTGCACCTGGGCAACGGGGCGAGCGCCTGCGCCGTGGACGGCGGACGCAGCGTGGCCACCTCGATGGGGATGTCCCCGCTCGAAGGGCTGGTGATGGGCACCCGCAGCGGTGACCTCGACCCGACCGTCATCTTCCACCTGCGCCGCGAAGGCGGGCTGAGCGTCGACGAGATCGACGACCTGCTCAACCACCGCAGCGGGCTGCTCGGGCTGACCGGGGCCAACGACATGCGGGAGGTGCTGTCCCGCCGGGCCGCTGCCGACCCGGCCGCCATCCTCGCCTTCGACGTCTACTGCCGGCGGATCACCGGCTACGTCGGGGCGTACTACGCACTGCTGGGCCGGGTGGACGCGGTCACCTTCACCGCCGGGGTGGGCGAGCACTCCCCCGAGGTGCGGGCCGCCGCCCTGGCCGGGCTGGACCGGCTCGGCATCGCCGTCGACCCGGAGCGCAACGCCGGCACCGGGGACCGGGTGATCTCCCCGGCCGGCGCGGAGGTGAGCATCTGCGTGGTCGGCACCGACGAGGAGCGGGAGATCGCCCGGCAGACCCGCGCGGTGCTGGCCGACGCGAGCTGA